A region of the Litorilinea aerophila genome:
CAAAGGGTAGATTCAGACCGCCGCGAAAATCGGAGTGCTTGTGAGCGCAGCGTGGAGGAGGATCAGCAGCCTGGACGCTCCTGGCTGTCGGCGATGCTGTGGGAATTCACTGACAGGGGACCCATGTCCGACCAGGGGCACTGGGCCTATCCGGTGCCAGTTCATGGCCGCGTCCAGCCACCAACGGTTTCTGGCGTGGTACGTGGTACGTGGTGCGTGTACCTGTTCAACGGATCACGCACCACGTACCACGAAGCCCGTGGGCGTATTTGCGCCACTTTTTGATGTCATTGATGTCAATTTGTGCTAGCGGGATGTTTTGCCTGGGAATTGAATCTCGTCCAGAGAGACCAGGCCTTCGTGCAGGGCGTAGAGGGTGGCCTGCACCCGGTTGGAGACCCGAAGCTTGCTCAGAATGTTGCTCACATGGGTGCGGACGGTGACCTCAGCAATGGCCAGCTCCTGGGCGATGGCCTCGTTGCTCATGCCCTTGGCCACCAGTTTTAACACGTCCACCTCCCGATCGGTGAGGGGCACTTCCTTTTCACCGGGCGGCTTGCTCAGCTCTTTGAGCATCTTGCGGGCGATGACCGGGTGCAGGGAGGGCTCCCCCCGAAAGACCTGGCGCACCGCCTCGATCAGCTCGTCGGTGTTGGCGTCCTTCAGCAGATAGCCCAGGGCGCCCGCCTTGATGGCCGGGAAGACCTTGTCGTCGCTGGCAAAGCTGGTCAGGGCCAGAATGCGCACGTTGGGGCGAATGGCCAGAATGTGGCGGATGGCCTCGATGCCGTCCATGCCGGGCATCACCAGGTCCAACAGGACCACGTCCGGGTTCAGGGCCTCCACCTGGTCAATGGCTTCCAGCCCGTTGGCCGCTTCGCCTACCACTTCAATGTCCGGGATGTGGACGAACAGGGCGCGGGTGCCTTTGCGCACGATGGTGTGAT
Encoded here:
- a CDS encoding response regulator, whose amino-acid sequence is MSQHPIRVLIVDDHTIVRKGTRALFVHIPDIEVVGEAANGLEAIDQVEALNPDVVLLDLVMPGMDGIEAIRHILAIRPNVRILALTSFASDDKVFPAIKAGALGYLLKDANTDELIEAVRQVFRGEPSLHPVIARKMLKELSKPPGEKEVPLTDREVDVLKLVAKGMSNEAIAQELAIAEVTVRTHVSNILSKLRVSNRVQATLYALHEGLVSLDEIQFPGKTSR